The following coding sequences lie in one Agrobacterium vitis genomic window:
- a CDS encoding MSMEG_0565 family glycosyltransferase, producing MISPLRIAMLTHSTNPRGGVVHAMQLSEALTALGHAVTLHAPDPKGTGFFRPPACGTVCFPVPPAPTDMTAMVEQRIADYTGHFEQADNRDFDVFHAHDGISGNALATLKDRGLIPGFVRTVHHIDQFEDPRLMALQDRSIKRADAFLAVSDAWQTILRDTYGVDATVVGNGVDNRRFAPAWSGEQTALRDRIGLHSGPVFLSIGGIEARKNTLGILDAFRQLRAVKPDAQLVIAGGVSLLDHRDYQEEFQSHLRALRDDAAAVHIIGAVSDNDMPNLYRLADALVFPSLKEGFGLVVLEAMASSVPTIVPSIAPFIDYLGSDDALWCDPRHSASIAEAMALALVPEIRERIIPRGLEVAGRFPWRRVAEAHLSTYATLKEAAHA from the coding sequence ATGATCAGCCCGCTGCGCATCGCCATGCTCACGCATTCCACCAATCCACGCGGTGGTGTCGTGCATGCCATGCAGCTTTCCGAAGCGCTAACGGCCCTCGGTCATGCGGTGACCCTGCACGCGCCCGATCCGAAGGGCACCGGCTTCTTCCGCCCGCCCGCCTGTGGCACGGTCTGCTTTCCCGTACCGCCTGCCCCGACGGATATGACAGCCATGGTCGAGCAGCGGATTGCCGATTACACCGGCCACTTCGAACAGGCAGACAATCGTGACTTCGATGTCTTTCATGCCCATGACGGCATTTCGGGAAATGCGCTGGCGACGCTCAAAGACCGTGGTCTGATCCCCGGTTTCGTGCGTACCGTTCATCATATCGATCAGTTTGAAGATCCGCGCCTTATGGCCCTTCAGGACCGTTCGATCAAACGGGCCGATGCCTTCCTTGCCGTCAGCGACGCATGGCAGACCATCTTGCGCGACACCTACGGCGTGGACGCAACCGTGGTCGGCAACGGTGTCGATAACAGGCGCTTTGCCCCTGCCTGGAGCGGCGAGCAGACTGCGCTGCGAGACCGGATCGGTCTTCATTCCGGTCCCGTCTTCCTCAGCATCGGCGGCATCGAAGCGCGCAAGAACACGCTTGGCATTCTCGATGCCTTCCGGCAGTTGCGAGCGGTCAAGCCGGACGCACAACTGGTCATCGCTGGCGGGGTCTCGCTGCTCGATCATCGGGATTATCAGGAGGAGTTCCAGTCCCACTTGCGGGCGCTGCGCGATGATGCCGCCGCCGTACACATTATCGGCGCCGTATCTGACAACGATATGCCGAACCTCTACCGGCTTGCCGATGCGCTGGTGTTCCCGTCGCTGAAGGAAGGGTTCGGTCTTGTCGTGTTGGAGGCGATGGCCAGCAGCGTTCCAACCATCGTACCATCGATTGCGCCCTTCATAGACTATCTCGGCAGCGACGATGCCCTCTGGTGCGATCCCCGCCACTCCGCCTCGATTGCAGAAGCCATGGCCCTGGCGCTGGTGCCTGAGATCCGCGAGCGGATCATTCCGCGTGGCCTGGAGGTTGCCGGCCGTTTTCCCTGGCGGCGCGTCGCCGAGGCACATCTTTCCACCTATGCAACCTTGAAGGAGGCAGCCCATGCCTGA
- a CDS encoding MSMEG_0570 family nitrogen starvation response protein has protein sequence MPEMRFVITWPDGQEETCYSPSLIIREFFTEGESYPVADFVERSRKALTIASDRVEAKYGFACSSANDQLARIETAALPFLERADARVRCETFIL, from the coding sequence ATGCCTGAGATGCGCTTTGTCATCACCTGGCCCGATGGCCAGGAAGAGACCTGTTATTCACCGTCGCTAATCATTCGCGAGTTCTTCACCGAGGGTGAAAGTTATCCGGTGGCGGATTTTGTCGAGCGCAGCCGAAAAGCGCTCACCATCGCCAGTGACCGCGTCGAGGCAAAATACGGATTTGCCTGCTCATCCGCAAACGACCAGCTCGCCCGCATCGAAACCGCCGCCCTCCCCTTCCTTGAGCGCGCCGATGCCCGCGTTCGCTGCGAGACCTTTATCCTGTGA
- a CDS encoding MSMEG_0569 family flavin-dependent oxidoreductase has translation MTRSLKPHYSAVVVGGGQAGLSASHYLTKHGIDHVVFEKKTVAHKWKDERWDAFCLVTPNWQCQLPDHPYDGADPHGFMVKEEIVAYVDRFVTKVDAPVFEGTSVTALEKTGELFRIESTAGTITADSVILATSLYSQPFVPRAAERIPDGIAQIHTADYRNPAQLPPGGVIVVGSGQSGCQIAEDLHLAGLKVHMVTGNAPRCARFYRGRDVVDWLADIGQYDITIAHDGMAKKKHDTNHYLTGRDGGRDIDLRKFALEGMALYGRMAGVSAGKMLFETNLKSNLDSADRVYNGINALIDRHIAEKGIHAPAGGPYVALWEPQSETTELDFEAEGVTSVIWATGFTPDWSYVGLPIFDGTGYPIQRRGVTGIEGVYVLGLPWLWTWGSGRFLAVGKDAEYVVDHLLTLLEQARCPQKQAANG, from the coding sequence ATGACCCGATCCCTGAAGCCGCATTACAGCGCCGTCGTGGTGGGGGGTGGTCAGGCCGGCCTCTCCGCCAGCCATTACCTCACGAAACACGGTATCGACCATGTCGTTTTCGAAAAGAAGACTGTCGCCCACAAGTGGAAGGACGAGCGCTGGGATGCCTTCTGTCTGGTCACTCCAAACTGGCAATGCCAGCTGCCCGACCATCCCTATGACGGTGCCGATCCGCACGGTTTCATGGTGAAGGAGGAGATTGTCGCCTATGTTGATCGCTTCGTCACAAAGGTCGATGCGCCCGTTTTCGAAGGCACGAGCGTGACCGCGCTGGAGAAAACGGGAGAGCTGTTCCGGATCGAATCGACGGCTGGCACCATCACCGCCGACAGCGTCATTCTCGCCACCAGCCTCTACAGCCAGCCCTTCGTGCCGCGTGCCGCAGAACGCATTCCCGATGGCATAGCCCAGATCCATACGGCCGATTATCGCAATCCCGCGCAACTGCCACCAGGCGGCGTCATCGTCGTCGGGTCCGGCCAGTCAGGCTGCCAGATTGCCGAGGATCTGCATCTTGCCGGCCTCAAGGTGCATATGGTCACCGGCAATGCGCCGCGCTGCGCCCGCTTCTACCGGGGCCGCGATGTCGTCGATTGGCTGGCCGATATTGGGCAATATGATATCACCATCGCCCATGACGGCATGGCGAAAAAGAAGCATGATACCAATCATTATCTGACCGGACGGGATGGCGGACGCGATATCGATCTTCGAAAGTTCGCGTTGGAGGGCATGGCCCTTTATGGTCGTATGGCTGGCGTTTCCGCCGGAAAAATGCTGTTCGAGACCAATCTGAAGAGCAATCTCGACAGCGCCGACCGGGTGTATAACGGCATCAATGCCCTCATTGATCGCCATATCGCGGAAAAGGGCATTCACGCACCGGCAGGCGGACCTTATGTTGCGCTCTGGGAACCGCAGAGTGAAACGACCGAGCTGGACTTTGAGGCCGAAGGTGTCACGTCAGTCATCTGGGCGACGGGCTTTACTCCTGATTGGTCCTATGTCGGATTGCCTATCTTCGATGGCACCGGCTATCCGATCCAGCGCCGTGGCGTCACCGGCATCGAGGGTGTTTACGTCCTCGGCCTGCCCTGGCTCTGGACCTGGGGGTCGGGCCGGTTCCTCGCAGTCGGCAAGGATGCCGAATATGTGGTGGACCATCTGTTGACACTGCTGGAGCAAGCCCGGTGCCCGCAAAAGCAAGCGGCGAACGGATAA
- a CDS encoding AAA family ATPase, with product MLIIFGGLPGTGKTTIARALAKELGASYVRVDTVEQNIRASAVLKADVGPAGYMVAYGIAEDNLALGNTVIADSVNCLKVTRDAWLSVATRSAVPSVEIEVICSDKNEHRRRAETRATDVQGLIKPTWEEIMARHYDDWGQSPLVVDTAAQDVGQSVAELVSKLALGRSQPGRDF from the coding sequence ATGCTTATTATTTTTGGCGGCTTGCCGGGCACCGGAAAAACGACGATCGCGCGTGCTTTGGCGAAGGAGCTCGGGGCGAGCTATGTCCGCGTCGATACGGTCGAACAAAATATACGAGCTTCTGCCGTCTTGAAAGCGGACGTCGGCCCAGCGGGATATATGGTCGCCTATGGGATCGCGGAAGACAATCTGGCGCTCGGCAATACGGTCATTGCGGATTCTGTGAATTGCTTGAAGGTCACGCGAGATGCCTGGCTATCGGTTGCCACGCGCTCGGCAGTGCCATCAGTTGAAATAGAGGTTATCTGTTCCGACAAAAATGAACATCGCCGAAGGGCGGAAACGCGGGCAACAGATGTTCAGGGGTTGATAAAGCCAACCTGGGAAGAAATTATGGCCCGACACTATGACGATTGGGGGCAAAGCCCACTCGTTGTCGATACTGCGGCGCAGGATGTGGGGCAATCAGTCGCCGAATTGGTGTCAAAGCTTGCGCTTGGCAGAAGTCAGCCAGGCCGGGACTTTTGA
- a CDS encoding IS1182 family transposase, which produces MAHLSGTDRLQMLLLPEVVDDYVGADNPVRFIEAFIDGLNLQASGFVRVEPKGTGRPGYDPADLLKLYLYGYLNRVRSSRRLEVETHRNIEVIWLLRHLKPDHKTIANFRRVNHTAFRQVFSEFVIVCRQLDLFGRELLAVDGTRIKAVNNKDRNFTRAALTKFIREADERLTEYMKRLDDGDAQEKNTGSGRPQAKNLAEKIAAIKGKRDRHKALLDELDRTGEDQISLTDPDSRAMARMTNVGVGYNIQLAVDVKHKLIAEQEVSSQVVDMGLLTQTTQAAMDTLGVGQIEVVADRGYFKVEDIEACEKAGITAYVPKPLRGAAVREGFFSKDEFRYDAGKDVYVCPAGQHLSPRYEKKTRDLKLVEYCNRDACRSCGLKPHCTHGYRRVGRVENEAVLDRMAARIAARPEVLDQRRESVEHPFGTIKQWMYQGAFLMRRLENVRGEFSLTALAYNIRRAITLVGVTGLIAAVRA; this is translated from the coding sequence ATGGCACATTTATCAGGAACAGACCGCTTGCAAATGCTGCTTCTGCCTGAAGTGGTGGACGACTATGTCGGCGCAGACAACCCGGTCCGATTCATCGAAGCTTTCATTGACGGGCTGAATTTGCAGGCCTCCGGATTTGTCCGCGTCGAGCCCAAGGGGACGGGTCGTCCCGGTTACGATCCGGCCGATCTGCTGAAGCTCTACCTCTATGGATATTTGAACCGGGTGAGGTCGAGCCGGCGGCTTGAAGTCGAGACACATCGCAACATCGAAGTGATCTGGCTGCTGCGCCACCTGAAGCCCGACCACAAGACGATCGCCAACTTTCGCCGGGTGAACCATACCGCGTTTCGCCAGGTGTTCAGCGAATTCGTCATCGTGTGCCGACAGCTCGATCTGTTCGGGCGGGAGTTGCTGGCGGTGGACGGCACGCGCATCAAGGCGGTCAACAACAAGGATCGTAATTTCACGCGGGCGGCGCTGACAAAGTTCATCCGCGAGGCCGACGAACGGCTGACCGAGTATATGAAGCGGCTCGATGACGGCGATGCACAGGAAAAGAATACTGGCAGCGGCAGACCGCAAGCCAAAAACCTTGCCGAGAAGATCGCTGCGATCAAAGGCAAGCGTGATCGCCACAAGGCCCTGCTTGATGAGCTGGATCGCACCGGCGAAGACCAGATATCGCTCACCGATCCCGATAGCCGCGCTATGGCGCGCATGACCAATGTCGGCGTCGGTTACAACATCCAGCTTGCCGTCGACGTGAAGCACAAGCTGATCGCCGAACAGGAGGTCAGCAGCCAGGTCGTCGACATGGGACTGCTGACACAGACGACGCAGGCGGCGATGGACACGCTCGGCGTCGGGCAGATTGAGGTGGTTGCCGATCGCGGCTACTTCAAGGTCGAGGACATCGAGGCCTGCGAGAAGGCAGGCATCACCGCCTATGTCCCCAAGCCATTGCGAGGAGCCGCTGTCCGCGAGGGCTTCTTTTCCAAGGACGAGTTCCGCTATGATGCCGGGAAGGATGTCTATGTCTGCCCGGCGGGACAGCATCTTTCTCCGCGCTATGAGAAAAAGACGCGCGATCTGAAGCTTGTCGAATACTGCAACCGTGATGCCTGCCGGTCCTGCGGGTTGAAACCTCACTGTACACATGGGTACCGAAGGGTTGGGCGTGTCGAGAACGAGGCGGTGCTAGACCGGATGGCAGCGCGCATTGCCGCCAGACCAGAAGTCCTAGACCAGCGACGCGAAAGCGTTGAGCACCCGTTCGGGACCATAAAACAATGGATGTATCAGGGTGCATTCCTGATGCGGCGGCTGGAAAATGTGCGCGGCGAGTTCAGCTTGACGGCACTCGCCTACAACATTCGAAGAGCCATCACTCTCGTCGGCGTCACCGGCCTGATAGCCGCTGTCAGGGCTTGA
- a CDS encoding catalase family protein, giving the protein MTAPTPVRYSPDLETVKPGEQETVSALIKQFDIILEKTAEDYGHAVRSVHAKAHGILEGRMIVKDGLPAELAQGLFAKAGEYPVYMRLSTNAGDILPDAIALPRGLAIKVVGVEGPRLPDANGDTQDFVMVNGPVFQAPNPEKFLSSLKLLARTTDRMEGTKTVLSSVLQTVNKGLEAVGISSSTIQSLGGAPNVDPLGETYFSVTPFRYGDYIAKFRLKPVSPDLTKRTGTEIDVSVREDAIRETVQAEMQYTHGEWEFQVQLCRDVEMQPIEDPTVEWVEDEAPFVTVATVTSMPQDSWSDTKVQKVDEQMRFSVWTGLADHQPLGGINRVRKDTYEHSAEFRAKFNGCPFHEPRQ; this is encoded by the coding sequence ATGACAGCCCCCACGCCTGTCCGTTATTCCCCGGACCTCGAAACAGTCAAACCGGGAGAACAGGAGACGGTCTCCGCTCTCATCAAGCAGTTCGATATCATCCTCGAAAAGACCGCTGAAGACTACGGCCATGCCGTGCGCTCCGTGCATGCCAAGGCACATGGAATTCTCGAAGGCAGGATGATCGTCAAAGATGGCTTGCCAGCCGAACTTGCCCAGGGCCTGTTTGCGAAAGCCGGTGAATATCCGGTCTATATGCGTCTCTCTACAAACGCCGGTGACATCCTGCCCGATGCTATCGCTCTTCCGCGTGGTTTGGCCATCAAGGTCGTTGGCGTCGAGGGACCGCGTTTGCCGGACGCAAACGGCGATACGCAGGACTTTGTGATGGTGAATGGTCCGGTCTTCCAGGCACCTAACCCCGAGAAGTTTCTCTCCAGCCTCAAGCTTCTTGCCCGGACGACGGACAGAATGGAAGGTACCAAGACTGTGTTGTCGAGCGTGCTTCAAACCGTCAACAAAGGCCTTGAGGCCGTCGGCATTTCCAGCTCGACCATTCAGTCTCTCGGCGGCGCACCGAATGTCGATCCGCTTGGCGAGACATATTTCAGCGTTACCCCGTTCCGTTACGGTGACTACATCGCCAAGTTTCGTTTAAAGCCAGTCTCACCCGATTTGACGAAGCGGACCGGAACGGAAATCGATGTCAGCGTTCGTGAGGATGCGATCCGCGAGACCGTCCAGGCGGAGATGCAGTATACCCATGGGGAATGGGAATTCCAGGTGCAACTCTGTCGTGACGTCGAAATGCAGCCGATCGAAGACCCGACTGTCGAGTGGGTGGAAGATGAAGCGCCGTTCGTCACCGTCGCCACTGTAACCTCCATGCCCCAGGACAGTTGGAGCGATACGAAGGTTCAGAAGGTCGATGAACAGATGCGGTTTAGCGTCTGGACTGGCCTCGCGGACCATCAGCCTCTCGGCGGCATCAACCGCGTCCGCAAGGACACCTATGAGCACTCGGCAGAGTTCAGGGCAAAGTTCAATGGGTGTCCGTTCCATGAGCCACGTCAGTAG
- a CDS encoding FdhF/YdeP family oxidoreductase gives MADPIKNPEAEGPAGGWGSVKSIARMLGDNKPSPAILETLYRLNKPAGLMCVSCAWPKPANYHPFEFCENGAKATISDLTSARCTPDFWSRHTVAELRNWKDYDLEQTGRLTHPLRYDAATDRYVEVTWDKAFSEIGATLKSLPRESVVFYSSGHAGLEASYLYALVARVYGNNNLPQSSNMCHETTSVGLQKVIGSPVGTIVWDDLEKADAFFFFGQNPGSNSPRFLHPLQEAKQRGARIVTFNPVVEQGLVSFVNPQSPVDMLTGRETQISDEYLQVRAGSDISAILGLCKVVIEADDMAVANGQKRVLDVAFIDEHTTGFDSFIALVRTTNWADIERESGLTESAIRRAGEIYIDAERVIGVYGMGLTQHSQGAINVAMLVNLLLLRGNIGREGAGCCPVRGHSNVQGQRTVGIAEKTKLIPMDRLKELFDFDPPTEDGTTIVDAVKGLMADKIKAFISLGGNLVRAVPDQKEMERAWARQELTVIVSTKLNRSHLFPGKQAYILPCLSRAEIDEQTTGNQAVSIEDSFSHISGSIGKRPPASKHLKSELAIVAGIAKATLAVRPKLKWDEWQGDYRLVRDLIEATYPEDFKDYNARMFQPGGFYRGNAAHERIWKTEEKKAVFTTPSQMNALSFEDADGRFRLVTMRSNDQFNTTIYGYSDRFRGIEGTRDVLLMCESDIATSGLKPGQVVTLVSDFGDGVRRELGGLTVTAHNLPKGTIGTYYPEANVLIAIDHHDEMSKTPASKAIPVRIET, from the coding sequence ATGGCCGACCCTATCAAAAACCCGGAAGCCGAAGGTCCCGCTGGTGGCTGGGGATCGGTAAAGTCGATCGCCCGTATGCTGGGCGACAACAAACCCTCACCCGCAATCCTTGAAACGCTTTACCGCCTGAATAAGCCTGCCGGGCTTATGTGCGTTTCCTGCGCGTGGCCGAAACCCGCAAACTATCATCCCTTCGAGTTCTGCGAAAACGGCGCCAAGGCAACGATCTCGGACCTGACCAGTGCGCGCTGCACGCCTGATTTCTGGAGCCGCCATACCGTTGCTGAACTCAGGAACTGGAAAGACTATGACCTCGAACAGACCGGGCGGCTGACGCATCCTCTCCGCTATGACGCTGCAACGGACCGCTATGTTGAGGTGACGTGGGACAAGGCCTTCTCTGAAATCGGCGCGACGTTGAAATCCTTGCCGCGCGAGAGCGTTGTCTTCTATTCTTCCGGCCATGCCGGTCTTGAAGCATCCTATCTCTACGCCCTGGTCGCGCGGGTCTACGGCAACAACAACCTGCCCCAGAGTTCCAACATGTGCCATGAGACGACGTCAGTCGGGCTTCAGAAGGTTATCGGCTCGCCTGTTGGCACCATTGTCTGGGACGACCTGGAGAAGGCCGACGCATTCTTCTTTTTCGGCCAAAACCCGGGATCGAACAGTCCGCGCTTCCTTCACCCATTGCAGGAGGCCAAGCAGCGCGGTGCGCGCATCGTCACATTCAACCCGGTTGTCGAGCAGGGGCTGGTATCATTCGTCAATCCACAAAGCCCGGTTGACATGCTGACGGGACGCGAAACGCAGATTTCAGACGAGTATCTCCAAGTCCGGGCTGGCAGTGACATTTCTGCAATACTGGGTCTATGCAAGGTTGTCATCGAAGCTGACGACATGGCGGTGGCCAATGGACAAAAGCGCGTGCTCGATGTGGCGTTCATCGATGAGCACACGACAGGATTCGATAGTTTTATCGCCCTTGTCAGAACCACGAACTGGGCCGATATCGAGCGTGAAAGCGGCCTGACTGAATCGGCGATCCGGCGTGCCGGTGAAATATATATCGACGCGGAAAGGGTCATCGGTGTCTACGGCATGGGCCTGACGCAGCATTCGCAAGGCGCGATTAATGTGGCCATGCTGGTCAATCTGCTGCTTCTGCGCGGCAATATCGGACGCGAAGGAGCTGGCTGCTGTCCGGTTCGCGGCCATTCGAATGTACAGGGTCAACGAACCGTCGGGATCGCTGAGAAGACCAAGCTTATTCCCATGGACAGGTTGAAAGAGCTCTTCGATTTCGATCCCCCGACCGAGGACGGCACGACCATCGTCGATGCCGTGAAAGGGCTGATGGCTGACAAGATCAAAGCCTTCATTTCATTGGGAGGCAATCTTGTCCGCGCCGTACCAGATCAAAAGGAGATGGAACGCGCTTGGGCTCGCCAGGAGCTGACCGTGATTGTCTCTACCAAGCTAAACCGGAGCCATCTTTTTCCCGGCAAGCAGGCCTATATCCTTCCCTGCCTGTCGCGTGCAGAGATAGATGAGCAGACCACAGGAAATCAAGCCGTATCCATCGAGGATAGCTTCTCCCATATTTCTGGATCAATCGGCAAAAGACCTCCCGCCTCCAAACATTTGAAGAGCGAACTGGCGATCGTGGCCGGCATTGCAAAGGCGACGCTCGCCGTAAGGCCAAAACTGAAATGGGATGAATGGCAAGGTGACTACAGGCTCGTGCGAGACCTGATCGAAGCGACCTATCCCGAGGACTTCAAGGACTATAATGCACGCATGTTCCAGCCGGGCGGGTTTTACCGCGGCAATGCAGCTCATGAACGCATCTGGAAGACCGAGGAAAAGAAGGCTGTCTTTACAACGCCTAGCCAAATGAATGCGCTGTCCTTCGAGGATGCCGACGGCCGGTTCAGACTTGTCACAATGCGATCAAACGATCAATTCAATACGACAATCTATGGTTACTCCGACCGCTTCCGCGGCATAGAGGGCACTCGCGACGTCCTGTTGATGTGCGAAAGCGATATCGCGACATCGGGACTTAAACCGGGGCAGGTTGTCACACTCGTCAGCGATTTCGGCGACGGCGTTCGCAGAGAGCTCGGTGGCTTGACGGTCACCGCTCATAATCTGCCAAAAGGGACGATCGGCACTTATTATCCTGAAGCCAATGTGCTGATCGCCATTGATCATCATGACGAGATGTCGAAGACACCCGCATCGAAAGCAATTCCAGTCCGGATCGAAACCTAG
- a CDS encoding GNAT family N-acetyltransferase — protein MPALPALTIRPATRDDIDFVMRVERLPGYPERVGTYSVQEHESRMADPTCKYLIGVCVEKPVGFVVLRPDDGMGNVVIRRVAVERSGSGMGSAFMQRICADVFSDPTIGRLILDVLPSNTIARRVYTKLGFIEEGLMRSALRYPDGRRADLLLMALLRDDWLGVDSVLVR, from the coding sequence ATGCCAGCACTTCCTGCGCTTACCATCCGGCCCGCAACCCGGGATGACATCGATTTCGTCATGCGTGTCGAACGGCTCCCCGGCTATCCAGAGCGCGTGGGTACCTATTCGGTTCAGGAACATGAAAGCCGAATGGCTGACCCCACCTGCAAATATCTGATCGGCGTGTGTGTAGAAAAGCCCGTTGGCTTCGTGGTGTTGAGGCCGGACGACGGCATGGGGAATGTCGTAATTCGACGTGTCGCCGTTGAGCGGTCCGGGAGCGGCATGGGCAGCGCGTTTATGCAGCGTATCTGCGCTGATGTTTTCTCAGATCCGACAATTGGTCGCCTGATTCTCGATGTCCTTCCGTCAAACACGATTGCACGGCGCGTCTATACCAAACTGGGTTTTATCGAGGAGGGACTGATGCGCAGCGCGTTGCGCTACCCGGATGGCCGTCGCGCCGATTTGCTTTTGATGGCGCTTCTGCGCGACGACTGGCTCGGAGTGGATTCGGTGCTGGTTCGTTAG
- a CDS encoding histidinol-phosphatase, translated as MTWFSYHGGHSGQFCDHAKSTLAEVIETAIDRGFTHYGLSEHCPRYREEDLYPGEERLGVAGLVRQFADYVDHAFKLRDAYADRIELLIGFETEKLPPDTWLAKMKAIRDAHPFDYIVGSVHDIDGCWLDYSAQSTEALKQELGGTDALQIAYFRSATDMVQRLRPDVVAHLDLVRKFEPASFEFSPAVLREVDILLEAIKAYGGILDVNCAAFRNGYGPVYPLPHILKRACHMGIRVTLGDDSHGVDTVGVGLEQSVAAIRAAGFESIAYLTRANGWLQADIDDVVPGKI; from the coding sequence ATGACTTGGTTTAGTTATCACGGCGGACACAGCGGACAATTCTGCGACCATGCGAAATCCACCCTTGCTGAGGTCATCGAAACGGCAATCGACCGCGGCTTTACCCATTACGGCCTGAGCGAACACTGCCCGCGATATCGCGAAGAAGATCTTTATCCCGGCGAAGAAAGGTTAGGGGTTGCGGGTCTTGTGCGGCAGTTCGCCGATTATGTCGATCACGCATTCAAGCTTCGTGACGCCTATGCGGACCGGATCGAGTTGCTGATCGGTTTTGAGACTGAGAAATTGCCGCCGGATACCTGGCTTGCGAAGATGAAAGCTATACGGGACGCTCATCCATTCGATTACATTGTCGGCAGTGTCCATGATATCGACGGATGTTGGCTCGATTACTCTGCCCAATCGACCGAGGCTCTCAAGCAGGAACTGGGTGGCACCGATGCCCTGCAGATCGCCTATTTCCGGTCGGCAACCGACATGGTGCAGCGCCTTCGTCCAGATGTCGTTGCCCATCTCGATCTTGTTCGAAAATTTGAGCCAGCCAGCTTCGAATTTTCCCCGGCGGTTCTGCGCGAGGTGGACATTCTTCTCGAAGCGATCAAGGCCTATGGCGGCATATTGGATGTGAACTGCGCCGCATTTCGCAATGGCTACGGCCCGGTTTACCCCCTGCCGCACATACTCAAACGTGCTTGCCATATGGGTATCCGCGTGACGCTGGGTGATGACAGCCACGGCGTGGACACCGTGGGCGTTGGGCTTGAGCAGTCCGTTGCAGCGATCCGAGCCGCTGGCTTTGAGAGCATTGCCTATCTAACGCGTGCCAATGGATGGCTCCAGGCTGACATAGACGATGTCGTACCCGGAAAAATCTGA
- a CDS encoding metallophosphoesterase family protein, translating to MKIAILADPHIGSQNDIFVENWKAAVKTVNGCDDVGLAIVLGDLTLDGANLEADLAFGAAELKEITAPVLVLPGNHDVGDIASDSVQPANEARLAAWEKHFGAWAWHSDAAEGWRLIGLNSQIIGSGLLAEEQQWAALERMLTERGNRKPVLFLHMPLFLEDWNEADRPAWALKTQDRLRLQRLIAEHGVFAVISGHMHRTLHLRQKDEPVLIWTPASSFLARDESMPSQPGKELLGVTLLDFGKDDISVEFMAIDGLMKSYIEDYKGSIYRSPAKTA from the coding sequence ATGAAAATAGCGATCCTGGCCGATCCTCACATCGGCTCTCAAAACGACATATTCGTCGAAAACTGGAAGGCGGCGGTTAAAACCGTCAACGGCTGTGACGATGTGGGACTGGCAATTGTTCTCGGCGATCTGACGTTGGATGGTGCAAATCTCGAGGCAGATCTGGCATTTGGCGCGGCTGAACTCAAGGAAATCACGGCTCCGGTTCTCGTCCTGCCGGGCAATCATGATGTTGGCGATATTGCCAGTGACAGCGTGCAGCCCGCAAATGAGGCGCGTCTCGCGGCCTGGGAGAAGCATTTTGGCGCCTGGGCCTGGCACAGCGACGCTGCTGAGGGCTGGAGGCTGATCGGCCTGAACAGCCAGATTATCGGCTCGGGCCTGCTAGCCGAGGAGCAGCAATGGGCAGCCTTGGAGCGCATGTTGACCGAGCGGGGCAACCGTAAACCGGTCTTGTTTCTCCACATGCCTCTCTTTCTTGAAGACTGGAACGAAGCCGACAGGCCTGCATGGGCGCTGAAGACACAAGACCGTCTGCGGTTGCAGCGGCTGATCGCCGAGCACGGCGTGTTTGCGGTGATCTCAGGCCATATGCATCGCACGCTGCATCTGCGGCAGAAGGATGAGCCGGTGTTAATCTGGACGCCTGCATCCAGCTTTCTGGCCCGCGACGAATCCATGCCGAGCCAGCCAGGCAAAGAGCTGCTGGGCGTGACATTGCTGGACTTCGGCAAGGATGATATCTCGGTTGAATTCATGGCTATAGATGGGCTGATGAAGAGCTATATCGAGGATTACAAGGGTTCGATCTATCGCTCGCCTGCGAAAACGGCCTGA